A window of Zonotrichia leucophrys gambelii isolate GWCS_2022_RI unplaced genomic scaffold, RI_Zleu_2.0 Scaffold_137_119922, whole genome shotgun sequence contains these coding sequences:
- the LOC135460968 gene encoding olfactory receptor 14A16-like, with translation MSNSSSIRHFLLLALADTRQLQLLHFCLLLGISLAALLGNGLIISAVACGHHLHTPMFFFLLNLALSNLGSICTTVPKAMHNSLWDTRNISYTGCAAQLFFFLFFISAEYYLLTIMCYDHYVSICKPLHYGTLLGNRACAHMAAAAWACAFLNALMHTANTFSLPLCHGNALGQFFCEIPHILKLSCSHSNLRELGLLAVTVFLVFGCFVFIVFSYVQIFRAVLRIPSEQGRHKAFSTCLPHLAVVSLFLSTGTFAHMKPSSMSSPSLDLALTVLYSVVPPALNPLIYSLRNQELKPAVWTLMTGCFQEH, from the coding sequence atgtccaacagcagctccatcaggcacttcctcctgctggcattggcagacacgcggcagctgcagctcctgcacttctgcctcttgctgggcatctccctggctgccctcctgggcaacggcctcatcatcagcgccgtagcctgcggccaccacctgcacacgcccatgttcttcttcctgctcaacctggccctcagcaacctgggctccatctgcaccactgtccccaaagccatgcacaattccctctgggacaccaggaacatttcctacactggatgtgctgctcagctcttcttctttctgttcttcatctcagcagagtattacctcctgaccatcatgtgctatgaccactacgtgtccatctgcaaacccctgcactacgggaccctcctgggcaacagagcttgtgcccacatggcagcagctgcctgggcctgtgcctttctcaatgctctcatgcacacggccaatacattttccctgcccctgtgccatggcaatgccctgggccagttcttctgtgaaatcccacacatcctcaagctctcctgctcacactctaATCTCAGGGAACTTGGTCTTCTTGCTGTTACTGTCTTTTTGgtatttggttgttttgtgttcattgttttctcctatgtgcagatcttcagggctgtgctgaggatcccctctgagcagggacggcacaaagccttttccacctgcctccctcacctggctgtggtctctTTGTTCCTTAGCACTGGCACATTTGCTCACATGAAGCcctcctccatgtcctccccatctCTGGATCTTGCACTtacagttctgtactcggtggtgcctccagccctgaaccccctcatctacagcctgaggaaccaggagctcaagcctgcagtgtggacactgatgactggatgctttcaggaaCATTAA